A region of Cucumis melo cultivar AY chromosome 2, USDA_Cmelo_AY_1.0, whole genome shotgun sequence DNA encodes the following proteins:
- the LOC103501521 gene encoding myb family transcription factor EFM-like isoform X2, with the protein MEAAAAAAAPTEPILEEFMPLKNSTPADDEKTPTISSDKANWMTSVQLWSQAGDVISKQQSESTDDHSKLQDCNNNKDNNLETCSQRINNSGAFVPFNKDRSSGPAAKMELLEKGEKKNCSDNNSNIDGGVVMAAEQRSENGAAEAGSAPTTTQTHRKARRCWSPDLHRRFVNALQMLGGSQVATPKQIRELMKVDGLTNDEVKSHLQKYRLHTRRPGPTQQASGPPAAQLVVLGLGGLWVPPEYAAAAAAPPALYGPAATSHPASHFYTPPEFYARTAPAPHLQHHHHHQVQLYKGAPPQATQSSPESEVRDTAERSESFEEEKSGSTSWRIEGGENARGSCGRRSEENEESNNRSEITLKF; encoded by the exons ATGGAGGCAGCGGCGGCCGCGGCAGCACCAACAGAGCCAATTCTAGAAGAATTCATGCCATTGAAAAACTCAACGCCGGCGGACGATGAAAAAACGCCGACAATAAGTTCCGACAAGGCAAATTGGATGACGTCAGTTCAGCTTTGGAGTCAAGCAGGCGACGTAATAAGCAAACAACAATCTGAATCTACTGACGATCACTCGAAATTACAAgattgtaataataataaggacAATAATTTAGAAACATGCAGCCAAAGAATCAATAATAGTGGAGCTTTTGTTCCTTTCAACAAAGATCGGAGTTCCGGTCCAGCAGCGAAAATGGAGTTATTGGAGAAAGGTGAGAAGAAGAATTGTAGcgataataatagtaatattgATGGTGGGGTTGTTATGGCGGCGGAGCAAAGGTCTGAAAATGGAGCAGCGGAGGCCGGATCAGCTCCGACCACCACTCAGACTCACCGGAAAGCTAGACGGTGCTGGTCGCCGGACTTGCACCGGAGATTTGTCAATGCTCTTCAAATGCTCGGTGGTTCTCAAG TTGCCACGCCAAAGCAGATAAGAGAGTTGATGAAAGTAGACGGTTTGACGAACGATGAAGTAAAAAGCCATCTCCAG AAATACCGGCTCCACACGAGACGACCCGGTCCAACCCAACAAGCATCAGGACCGCCAGCGGCTCAGCTCGTAGTACTCGGTTTAGGCGGTTTATGGGTCCCACCAGAGTACGCTGCAGCGGCGGCGGCGCCCCCCGCCCTGTACGGCCCAGCGGCCACGTCTCATCCGGCTTCCCACTTCTACACGCCGCCAGAATTTTATGCAAGAACGGCGCCGGCTCCTCATCTGCAGCATCATCATCATCACCAAGTACAGTTATACAAGGGGGCGCCGCCTCAGGCAACCCAAAGCTCCCCGGAATCGGAGGTTAGGGACACGGCGGAACGGTCAGAGAGCTTCGAGGAGGAGAAATCGGGGAGCACTAGCTGGAGAATCGAGGGAGGGGAAAATGCGAGAGGATCTTGTGGGCGGAGATCGGAGGAGAATGAAGAAAGTAATAATAGAAGTGAAATCACTCTCAAATTCTGA
- the LOC103501521 gene encoding myb family transcription factor EFM-like isoform X1, producing MCVMGSTAELSLECKVESYSMLLKYSFGDHHDHDQSYDKLQDFVSRLEEEHLKIDVFKRELPLCMQLLTNAVETSRRQLQACKTMEAAAAAAAPTEPILEEFMPLKNSTPADDEKTPTISSDKANWMTSVQLWSQAGDVISKQQSESTDDHSKLQDCNNNKDNNLETCSQRINNSGAFVPFNKDRSSGPAAKMELLEKGEKKNCSDNNSNIDGGVVMAAEQRSENGAAEAGSAPTTTQTHRKARRCWSPDLHRRFVNALQMLGGSQVATPKQIRELMKVDGLTNDEVKSHLQKYRLHTRRPGPTQQASGPPAAQLVVLGLGGLWVPPEYAAAAAAPPALYGPAATSHPASHFYTPPEFYARTAPAPHLQHHHHHQVQLYKGAPPQATQSSPESEVRDTAERSESFEEEKSGSTSWRIEGGENARGSCGRRSEENEESNNRSEITLKF from the exons ATGTGTGTTATGGGATCTACTGCAGAATTGAGCTTGGAATGTAAAGTTGAAAGTTATTCAATGTTGCTTAAATATTCATTTGGAGATCATCATGATCATGATCAGTCTTATGATAAGCTTCAAGACTTTGTTTCTCGGCTTGAAGAAGAACATCTCAAAATTGATGTCTTTAAACGGGAGCTTCCACTTTGCATGCAGCTTTTAACTAATG CTGTTGAGACATCGAGGCGACAGTTACAAGCATGCAAAACGATGGAGGCAGCGGCGGCCGCGGCAGCACCAACAGAGCCAATTCTAGAAGAATTCATGCCATTGAAAAACTCAACGCCGGCGGACGATGAAAAAACGCCGACAATAAGTTCCGACAAGGCAAATTGGATGACGTCAGTTCAGCTTTGGAGTCAAGCAGGCGACGTAATAAGCAAACAACAATCTGAATCTACTGACGATCACTCGAAATTACAAgattgtaataataataaggacAATAATTTAGAAACATGCAGCCAAAGAATCAATAATAGTGGAGCTTTTGTTCCTTTCAACAAAGATCGGAGTTCCGGTCCAGCAGCGAAAATGGAGTTATTGGAGAAAGGTGAGAAGAAGAATTGTAGcgataataatagtaatattgATGGTGGGGTTGTTATGGCGGCGGAGCAAAGGTCTGAAAATGGAGCAGCGGAGGCCGGATCAGCTCCGACCACCACTCAGACTCACCGGAAAGCTAGACGGTGCTGGTCGCCGGACTTGCACCGGAGATTTGTCAATGCTCTTCAAATGCTCGGTGGTTCTCAAG TTGCCACGCCAAAGCAGATAAGAGAGTTGATGAAAGTAGACGGTTTGACGAACGATGAAGTAAAAAGCCATCTCCAG AAATACCGGCTCCACACGAGACGACCCGGTCCAACCCAACAAGCATCAGGACCGCCAGCGGCTCAGCTCGTAGTACTCGGTTTAGGCGGTTTATGGGTCCCACCAGAGTACGCTGCAGCGGCGGCGGCGCCCCCCGCCCTGTACGGCCCAGCGGCCACGTCTCATCCGGCTTCCCACTTCTACACGCCGCCAGAATTTTATGCAAGAACGGCGCCGGCTCCTCATCTGCAGCATCATCATCATCACCAAGTACAGTTATACAAGGGGGCGCCGCCTCAGGCAACCCAAAGCTCCCCGGAATCGGAGGTTAGGGACACGGCGGAACGGTCAGAGAGCTTCGAGGAGGAGAAATCGGGGAGCACTAGCTGGAGAATCGAGGGAGGGGAAAATGCGAGAGGATCTTGTGGGCGGAGATCGGAGGAGAATGAAGAAAGTAATAATAGAAGTGAAATCACTCTCAAATTCTGA